Sequence from the Chloroflexota bacterium genome:
CTTCTCCGCCGCCAGGATATGTCCCCGCGCCACATCCCGCACATGCACGAGGTTCAGCCCCGTGTTCAAATAGCCGAACATCCGGCCCTTCAGAAAATCCACCACGATCCTGCCGGTGGGCGTCGGCTTCACGTCCCATGGGCCGATCGGCGTTGTTGGGTTCACCACCACCACGCGCATGCCTTCCTTGGCGCAGCGCATCGCCGCCTGCTCCGCCAGGTATTTGGAGTCCTTGTAGCCCTTAATGCGGTCATCGCTTCCCGCCTGCGCCGTCTCGTCGGCTGGCTGTTTGTCCTTCCGGATCCCCACGGTGGAGCAGGAGCTCGTGTGCACCACCTGCCGCACGCCCTGCGCCTTCGCCGCCGCCAGCACGTTCGTCGTCCCCTCCACGTTCGTTCGATAGATCAGCTCGTGGTTCGGCGGCCAGAAGGCGTACACCGCGCCCACGTGAAAGACCGTGTCGCACCCGGCCATGGCCCGCCCCAGCGACCCTTTGTCCAGCAAGTCTCCCTCCGCTACCTCCACGTTCAGTCCCTCGATGGCCCTACGGTCCCCCTTCGGCCTCGTTAGGGCGCGCACCTCGGCGCCGCCAGCCAGCAGCTCGCGCGCCAGATTGCCGCCGATGAATCCCGTGGCTCCTGTCACCAGGGCCTTCATCGCCGGACGGGCGCGCCCCTATAGATTTTGGTAAAGAATAGTTCGCAAAAGGCCTGCATATAGCGCCCGCCCCGGCGCGCATTCTGCGCCAGGCCGGGGGCCGCGGCAAGGCCGCCCGGATGTGTCAGGAAATACCAGGCGGCGTGGATCG
This genomic interval carries:
- a CDS encoding NAD-dependent epimerase/dehydratase family protein encodes the protein MKALVTGATGFIGGNLARELLAGGAEVRALTRPKGDRRAIEGLNVEVAEGDLLDKGSLGRAMAGCDTVFHVGAVYAFWPPNHELIYRTNVEGTTNVLAAAKAQGVRQVVHTSSCSTVGIRKDKQPADETAQAGSDDRIKGYKDSKYLAEQAAMRCAKEGMRVVVVNPTTPIGPWDVKPTPTGRIVVDFLKGRMFGYLNTGLNLVHVRDVARGHILAAEKGHSGERYLLGNRNMMLKEVFAALGQITGRRPPKLRVPYAAALGFAYVDELIEGRLLRKRPTAAVGEVKLSRKHMYFDGSKAVRELGMPQTPVEEALKESVHWFKAHGYV